The Podospora pseudocomata strain CBS 415.72m chromosome 1 map unlocalized CBS415.72m_1, whole genome shotgun sequence genome has a segment encoding these proteins:
- a CDS encoding uncharacterized protein (EggNog:ENOG503NWEW), whose translation MAALPDILMKKVDDYVDSLAPQIQPRITEELETFQTKTIDSLEQQVIEAFRTLFDKDNNSSSSGARGLNEDVPDSYGGQSLSFANEIAKLTKSFGAVAGPGGVGDDLAEIFNLTSGGGGGGGQARGFGGEGETRSRGGGEGDGMKKFFSAAFDVVQDHLDKRNDGPGGGQGFQLDGLLGVLSNTVKDVAGNPEEKARMITPEIKELVGAKLRDQHTSIAEQFTKIALDHIKKWLRGNTTTRDLGDGVKGEFEDQVKDLVKGFGSLFGSKKSHGEGTSRGVGDRAEGDGGESKGGFSKLISEKLSHGLAKVHREVRLEFRKILGQIEKQLFELLPDQFQRPLEKILGGNPFDSQLDNTVSASRSGGDRGFGDDIKAKLLIKIRSLVRKVQETLRQSILGVVNGGHRKFEKQSWVFVQGIVEQKVQRYLPKVKVTVPDDISNDDGVEVGAVTNNIQLGGGNQPITGVYPPPPPQQGHNYSGSQQYAPPPTQQYQQNQFPPPPTQEYQHGQQNQFPPPPTQEYGHGQQNQYPPPPQYNPQQYQSNQGQSYGYPNNQGY comes from the coding sequence ATGGCCGCCCTTCCCGACATCCTGATGAAGAAGGTTGACGATTATGTCGACTCGCTCGCCCCCCAGATCCAGCCCCGCATCACCGAGGAGCTCGAGACCTTCCAGACCAAGACCATCGATAGCCTCGAGCAGCAGGTCATTGAGGCGTTCCGGACCTTGTTCGACAAAGACAACAACAGCTCTAGCTCTGGTGCTAGAGGGCTGAACGAGGACGTTCCTGATTCGTACGGTGGACAGAGCCTGTCTTTTGCGAATGAGATTGCCAAGTTGACCAAGAGCTTTGGCGCGGTTGCGGGCccgggaggggtgggtgatgatTTGGCGGAGATTTTTAACTTGacttctggtggtggtggtggtggtgggcaagCGAggggctttggtggtgagggggagacGAGGTCgagaggtgggggggagggggatgggatgaagaagTTCTTTTCTGCGGCGTTTGACGTGGTTCAGGATCACCTGGATAAGCGGAATGATGggcctggtggtggtcaggGGTTCCAGTTGGATGGGCTCTTGGGGGTTTTGAGCAATACTGTCAAGGATGTGGCTGGGAaccccgaggagaaggcgaggatgatTACCCCTGAGATCAAGGAGTTGGTTGGAGCCAAGCTGAGAGATCAACATACGTCTATCGCGGAGCAGTTTACCAAGATTGCGTTGGATCATATCAAGAAGTGGTTGCGGGGGAACACTACCACGAGGgatcttggtgatggtgtgaagggggagtttgaggatcAGGTGAAGGATTTAGTCAAGGGGTTTGGGAGCTTGTTTGGAAGCAAGAAGTCACATGGCGAGGGCACGTCCAGGGGCGTTGGGGATAGGgctgagggtgatggtggcgagAGCAAGGGCGGCTTCTCCAAACTCATCAGCGAGAAGCTCAGTCACGGTTTGGCCAAGGTCCACAGGGAGGTTCGCCTCGAATTCCGCAAGATTCTGGGACAGATTGAGAAGCAGCTGTTTGAGCTGTTGCCAGACCAGTTCCAGCGCCCTCTCGAGAAGATTCTGGGCGGCAATCCGTTTGACTCGCAACTCGACAATACTGTCTCGGCCTCGAGATCGGGTGGGGACCGTGGATTTGGTGATGACATCAAGGCCAAGCTGCTCATCAAGATTCGTAGCCTCGTCCGCAAGGTGCAAGAGACCCTCCGCCAGAGCATCCTTGGTGTCGTCAACGGTGGCCACCGCAAGTTTGAGAAGCAAAGCTGGGTCTTCGTCCAGGGCATTGTGGAGCAAAAGGTGCAGCGGTACCTACCCAAGGTGAAGGTTACTGTGCCGGACGATATAAGTAACGATGATGGGGTAGAAGTGGGTGCAGTGACCAACAACATTCAGCTCGGTGGCGGCAACCAGCCCATCACTGGGGTttatcctcccccacctccccagcagGGACACAACTACTCGGGCAGTCAGCAATATGCCCCTCCGCCAACACAGCAATACCAACAGAACCAGTTCCCGCCTCCGCCCACACAAGAGTATCAGCATGGCCAGCAAAACCAGTTTCCGCCTCCGCCCACACAGGAGTATGGGCATGGTCAACAGAACCA
- a CDS encoding uncharacterized protein (CAZy:AA8; COG:S; EggNog:ENOG503P3MT), producing MLWTLWFGLLAALLSRTVTAQANAIYRDPDTGLVFSSNYVLYRVNQGITYRVAIPANVQTYTSYDAVIQAVIPNDVGWAGIAWAGSMPRNPLTVAWRNSQNQPVLSSRWAGGHITPQAYNNAQYTLFRTGTKSNGTHWQYTALCKGCTSWTTDTGASRFLSPRGGNRMAFAYSPNRPSSPNSPTSTIPIHDVHGYWQHDFSGAANQDFDAIVERLASGV from the exons ATGCTCTGGACTTTGTGGTTTGGGCTCCTCGCGGCCCTGCTCAGCAGAACCG TGACGGCGCAGGCTAATGCCATCTACCGCGACCCCGACACCGGCCTCGTGTTTTCTTCCAACTACGTGCTGTACAGGGTAAACCAGGGCATCACTTACCGCGTAGCCATTCCGGCCAACGTCCAGACCTACACCTCCTACGATGCCGTTATCCAGGCCGTCATTCCTAACGATGTCGGTTGGGCCGGTATTGCCTGGGCTGGCTCTATGCCCAGGAACCCGTTGACTGTTGCCTGGAGAAACAGCCAGAACCAGCCGGTGCTCTCCTCTCGCTGGGCTGG TGGCCATATCACCCCCCAGGCCTACAACAACGCCCAATACACCCTTTTCAGGACCGGCACCAAGTCCAACGGCACCCACTGGCAGTACACCGCTCTCTGCAAGGGATGCACTTCGTGGACGACCGACACCGGCGCCTCCCGCTTCCTGAGCCCCAGGGGAGGAAACCGCATGGCTTTTGCCTACTCCCCCAAccgtccttcttcccccaacagccccacCTCGACCATCCCAATCCATGACGTCCATGGATACTGGCAACATGACTTCTCGGGGGCTGCCAACCAGGACTTTGACGCCATTGTCGAGAGACTTGCGAGCGGTGTCTAA